One Methylobacterium sp. 77 DNA window includes the following coding sequences:
- a CDS encoding ATP-dependent Clp protease proteolytic subunit, with protein MRDPVDYYNSALVPMVVEQSSRGERAFDIYSRLLRERIIFLTGPVEDYGASLIVAQLLFLEAENPKKEISFYINSPGGVVTSGLSIYDTMQFIRCPVTTLCVGQAASMGSLLLTAGEPGHRFALPNARIMVHQPSGGFQGQATDILIHAREIEALKKRLNEIYVKHTGRDYDTIVQALERDNFMTADAAKEFGLIDEVIQKRPEPAAA; from the coding sequence ATGAGAGATCCGGTCGACTATTATAACAGCGCACTCGTGCCCATGGTGGTGGAGCAGTCGAGCCGCGGCGAGCGTGCGTTCGACATCTATTCCCGCCTCCTGCGCGAGCGCATCATCTTTCTCACCGGCCCGGTCGAGGATTACGGCGCTTCGCTGATCGTCGCGCAGCTGCTGTTCCTCGAAGCCGAGAACCCGAAGAAGGAAATTTCCTTCTACATCAACTCGCCCGGCGGCGTGGTGACGTCGGGCCTGTCGATCTACGACACGATGCAGTTCATCCGCTGCCCGGTTACGACGCTCTGCGTCGGTCAGGCCGCCTCGATGGGATCGCTGCTGCTCACCGCCGGTGAGCCGGGACACCGATTCGCCCTCCCCAACGCGCGGATCATGGTCCACCAGCCGTCCGGCGGGTTCCAGGGTCAGGCGACGGATATCCTGATCCATGCCCGCGAGATCGAAGCGCTGAAGAAGCGCCTCAACGAGATCTACGTGAAGCATACCGGCCGCGACTACGACACCATCGTCCAGGCGCTGGAGCGCGACAATTTCATGACCGCCGATGCGGCCAAGGAATTCGGTCTGATCGACGAAGTCATCCAGAAGCGCCCCGAGCCGGCCGCTGCCTGA